One window from the genome of Leptospira johnsonii encodes:
- a CDS encoding response regulator, whose product MKPLVLVVDDNDRYANNLKTYLQENGCEVLRALDASQGWDLYLANKHKLKAVITDITMETQTSGLWMIRRIYQDGFEGIKVIATTGFDVSGVMAISKYFLPWFAGVEYMVPKVPLKRGEVVLIPTDGAPADFLGKLKS is encoded by the coding sequence TTGAAACCATTAGTTCTTGTAGTGGACGACAACGATCGTTATGCAAATAATCTCAAAACTTATCTCCAAGAAAATGGCTGCGAAGTACTTCGCGCTTTAGATGCATCTCAAGGTTGGGATCTTTATCTTGCGAATAAGCATAAACTGAAAGCTGTCATCACCGATATCACAATGGAAACCCAGACCTCCGGCCTTTGGATGATCCGTAGGATCTACCAAGATGGATTCGAAGGAATTAAGGTAATCGCCACTACCGGTTTCGATGTTTCCGGAGTAATGGCGATAAGTAAATATTTCCTTCCGTGGTTTGCAGGAGTGGAATATATGGTACCAAAGGTTCCTTTAAAAAGAGGAGAAGTGGTTCTCATTCCTACGGATGGAGCGCCTGCGGACTTTTTGGGCAAACTGAAGTCCTAA